The Breoghania sp. genome has a segment encoding these proteins:
- a CDS encoding patatin-like phospholipase family protein, producing the protein MAKKERAEHIGLVLQGGGALGAYQAGAYMELMGEGWSPDWVAGISIGAINAALIAGNPPERRAERLTEFWHRLSGNLIATAPQGTDFRSWFNEISAALTATFGLTGFFSPRFLSPFLAPRGSENAISFYDTSPLRKTLLELVDFDLLNSGAVRLSVGAVNVTSGNFVYFDTDRMRVGVEHIMASGALPPGFPPVEIEGELYWDGGLVSNTPLQYVLEQSSPHEDMVLFQIDLFDARGEVPQTLFDVEHRIKDIRFSSRTRLNTDRFREMQRIRRAANRLYSKLPDDLKNDRDAKFLEEVGCDSDVTIVHLIHRLSPYTKQSKDYEFSRASIEEHWQSGQHDVARTLRHPDWVGRGRPKDGIAVYDLARD; encoded by the coding sequence ATGGCGAAAAAAGAGCGGGCGGAACATATCGGGCTCGTACTTCAAGGCGGCGGGGCGCTCGGGGCCTATCAGGCCGGCGCCTATATGGAACTGATGGGGGAGGGCTGGTCGCCGGATTGGGTGGCCGGTATCTCCATCGGGGCGATCAATGCGGCGCTTATCGCGGGTAATCCGCCCGAAAGACGCGCGGAGCGGTTGACGGAGTTCTGGCACCGGCTTTCCGGCAACCTGATTGCGACCGCGCCGCAGGGAACCGACTTCCGGTCCTGGTTCAACGAGATCAGCGCGGCCCTCACGGCGACATTTGGTTTGACCGGTTTTTTCTCGCCCCGGTTCCTGTCGCCCTTCCTTGCGCCGCGCGGCTCGGAAAACGCGATTTCCTTTTACGACACAAGTCCCTTGCGCAAGACCCTGCTGGAGCTGGTGGACTTTGACCTCCTGAATTCCGGTGCCGTGCGCCTCAGCGTGGGCGCGGTCAACGTGACGAGCGGGAACTTCGTCTATTTCGATACCGACCGGATGCGGGTCGGCGTGGAGCACATCATGGCGAGCGGCGCCTTGCCACCCGGCTTCCCGCCTGTCGAGATCGAGGGGGAACTCTATTGGGATGGCGGTCTCGTCTCCAACACCCCGTTGCAATATGTGCTCGAACAGTCGAGCCCCCACGAGGACATGGTGCTATTCCAGATCGACCTTTTTGATGCACGCGGAGAAGTGCCTCAAACGCTGTTTGACGTGGAGCATCGGATCAAGGACATCCGCTTTTCCTCGCGTACCCGTCTGAATACGGACCGCTTCCGCGAGATGCAGCGCATCCGCCGTGCCGCAAACCGCCTTTACAGCAAGCTTCCTGACGATCTGAAGAATGATCGCGATGCAAAGTTCCTGGAGGAAGTGGGCTGCGATTCCGACGTGACCATCGTCCATCTGATCCACCGCCTGTCCCCCTACACCAAACAGTCAAAGGACTACGAGTTCTCCCGCGCCTCCATTGAGGAGCACTGGCAATCGGGCCAGCATGATGTGGCCCGTACGCTACGCCATCCCGATTGGGTCGGCCGTGGTCGTCCCAAGGACGGTATCGCGGTCTACGATCTGGCGCGCGACTGA
- the dnaE gene encoding DNA polymerase III subunit alpha produces the protein MADVGFVHLRVHSAFSLLEGALPIAKLIKLAQADAQPALAITDTGNLFGALEFSEKATGSGIQPIIGCQLAVDWGDDAAHRKPGDAYPEIVLLSCDDEGFAHLVELVSHSFIDTETGVRPHVPASLLASHSGGLIALTGGVDGPIGRAILGGQEEVALGRLLRMKEMFGDRLYMELQRHGTTEERQCEGVFVDLAYKHDVPLVATNEPFFPTADDYEAHDALICIAEGRVVIEDDRRHLSPEHYFKSRQEMIELFSDLPEATENTVEIARRCHVKVPKRPPLLPRFAGADADPEEAEKAEAAELARQAREGLEHRLEAHGLAPGTERKDYDERLDFELNIITNMKFPGYFLIVADFIKWAKAQGIPVGPGRGSGAGSLVAWSLTITDLDPIRFNLLFERFLNPERVSMPDFDIDFCQDRREEVIRYVQEKYGRGQVAQIITFGTLQARVVLRDVGRVLQMPYGQVDRLCKLVPQNPANPVTLKQAIEEEPRLKQAAEEEAIVDKLLTIGQKLEGLYRHASTHAAGVVIGDRPLEQLVPLYRDPRSDMPVTQFNMKWVEKTGLIKFDFLGLKTLTVLQTAVDLVARRGIKVDLSTIPLDDPPTYKLLTAGETVGVFQLESAGMRRAIAGMRPDRFEDIIALVALYRPGPMDNIPTYNRRKHGEEEPDFMHPKLEPILKETHGIIIYQEQVMQLAQILAGYSLGDADLLRRAMGKKIAAEMEIQRSRFVDGAKAHGVDAGQAKTIFDLVAKFANYGFNKSHAAAYALVAYQTAWMKANHPVEFLAALMTLDMGNTDKLSDFRREAQRMGINVVPPDINRSCAYFDVQDGEIIYSLAAIKGVGGHVVEHIEEVRKDGPFRDVGDFARRISPRQMNKRTLESLIAAGSFDRLDKDRAKLVAGIDRIMGEAQRSEENATLGQGDIFGMGEPEQLRLAAVEPWMPEEQLAREHAAVGFYLSAHPLDEYRGVMDRMRVQMWASFEASVKRGANAGRLAGTITSKQERKTRTGNRMGIVRVSDPTGQYEAVLFSEGLAQFRDLLEVGRSVVLIVAAELKEEGVGVRIQSVEPLEVVANRIHKSLKIFLRDGTPVSSLKRHLSHRGDSDISVVCLLDDGAREVEVQLPGRYQVSPQVASALKAIKGVVQVEMA, from the coding sequence ATGGCTGATGTCGGTTTCGTTCATCTGCGCGTTCATTCCGCCTTTTCGCTTCTGGAAGGCGCGCTGCCGATTGCCAAGTTGATCAAGCTTGCACAAGCAGATGCCCAGCCCGCGCTGGCCATTACCGACACCGGCAATCTGTTTGGTGCGCTTGAGTTTTCCGAAAAGGCCACCGGTTCTGGCATCCAGCCGATCATCGGTTGCCAGCTTGCCGTCGACTGGGGGGACGACGCTGCCCACCGCAAGCCCGGCGACGCCTATCCGGAAATCGTTCTTCTCTCATGCGATGATGAGGGTTTCGCCCATCTGGTGGAACTGGTCAGTCACTCCTTCATCGATACCGAAACCGGTGTGCGCCCGCACGTTCCAGCCTCGCTTCTGGCTTCCCACTCAGGCGGACTTATCGCGTTGACCGGTGGTGTGGATGGGCCGATTGGACGGGCCATCCTCGGCGGGCAGGAGGAAGTCGCGCTTGGCCGCCTTCTGCGCATGAAGGAGATGTTCGGCGACAGGCTCTACATGGAGCTCCAGCGCCACGGTACGACGGAGGAGCGCCAATGCGAGGGCGTTTTCGTCGATCTCGCCTACAAGCATGATGTGCCGCTGGTCGCCACCAATGAACCCTTCTTTCCCACCGCCGACGATTATGAGGCGCATGACGCCCTGATCTGTATCGCAGAGGGTCGCGTCGTCATCGAGGATGATCGCCGCCACCTGTCGCCGGAGCACTATTTCAAATCGCGGCAGGAGATGATCGAGCTCTTCTCCGATCTGCCGGAGGCGACAGAGAATACGGTGGAGATCGCGCGGCGCTGCCATGTGAAGGTGCCCAAGCGCCCGCCGCTGTTGCCGCGTTTCGCCGGGGCGGATGCCGATCCGGAAGAGGCGGAGAAGGCGGAAGCCGCCGAGCTGGCCCGTCAGGCGCGCGAAGGCCTGGAGCACCGGCTTGAGGCGCATGGTCTGGCACCGGGAACCGAGCGCAAGGACTATGATGAACGGCTAGATTTCGAGCTGAACATCATCACCAACATGAAGTTTCCGGGCTACTTCCTGATCGTTGCGGACTTCATCAAGTGGGCGAAGGCGCAAGGCATTCCTGTCGGGCCGGGCCGTGGTTCGGGCGCAGGCTCGCTCGTCGCGTGGTCGCTCACGATCACCGACCTTGATCCGATCCGCTTCAACCTCCTGTTCGAGCGCTTTCTGAACCCGGAACGCGTGTCGATGCCCGACTTCGACATCGACTTCTGTCAGGATCGCCGCGAAGAGGTGATCCGCTATGTGCAGGAGAAATACGGGCGCGGGCAGGTGGCCCAGATCATCACCTTCGGCACCCTTCAGGCCCGTGTGGTGCTGCGTGACGTTGGGCGCGTTCTCCAGATGCCCTATGGCCAAGTGGACCGGCTGTGCAAGCTGGTGCCGCAGAACCCGGCCAACCCGGTCACTCTGAAACAGGCGATCGAGGAAGAGCCGCGCCTTAAACAGGCAGCCGAAGAAGAAGCCATTGTCGATAAGCTTCTGACCATCGGCCAGAAGCTGGAAGGGCTCTACCGCCACGCCTCCACCCACGCAGCCGGCGTGGTGATCGGAGACCGACCGCTGGAACAGCTCGTTCCGCTTTACCGCGATCCGCGCTCTGACATGCCCGTCACCCAGTTCAACATGAAATGGGTGGAAAAGACCGGCCTCATCAAGTTCGACTTTCTGGGCCTGAAGACACTGACCGTGCTTCAGACGGCGGTGGATCTGGTGGCGCGGCGCGGTATCAAGGTCGATCTCTCCACCATCCCGCTGGATGATCCGCCGACCTACAAGCTCCTCACCGCAGGCGAGACTGTCGGCGTGTTTCAGCTTGAAAGTGCGGGCATGCGCCGCGCCATCGCAGGCATGCGGCCTGACCGTTTCGAGGACATCATCGCTCTGGTGGCGCTCTATCGCCCCGGACCGATGGACAACATCCCCACCTACAACCGCCGCAAGCACGGCGAAGAAGAACCGGACTTCATGCATCCCAAGCTGGAGCCGATTCTGAAAGAGACCCACGGCATCATCATCTACCAGGAGCAGGTGATGCAGCTGGCGCAGATTCTCGCCGGCTACTCGCTCGGTGACGCTGACCTTCTGCGCCGCGCCATGGGCAAGAAGATCGCTGCGGAAATGGAGATCCAGCGCTCGCGCTTCGTCGACGGCGCGAAGGCACACGGCGTCGATGCCGGGCAAGCCAAGACGATCTTCGATCTCGTGGCCAAGTTCGCGAATTACGGCTTCAACAAGTCCCACGCCGCCGCCTATGCGCTGGTCGCCTATCAGACGGCCTGGATGAAGGCCAACCATCCGGTCGAGTTCCTCGCCGCGCTGATGACGCTCGATATGGGCAACACCGACAAGCTCAGCGATTTCCGTCGCGAGGCCCAACGCATGGGCATCAATGTGGTGCCGCCGGATATCAATCGCTCCTGCGCCTATTTCGATGTGCAGGACGGCGAGATCATTTATTCGCTGGCCGCCATCAAGGGCGTGGGCGGACATGTGGTCGAACACATCGAGGAAGTGCGCAAGGACGGACCTTTCCGTGATGTCGGCGATTTCGCGCGCCGCATCAGCCCGCGCCAGATGAACAAGCGGACGCTGGAAAGCCTGATCGCGGCGGGAAGCTTCGACCGACTGGACAAGGACAGGGCGAAGCTCGTGGCCGGGATCGATCGGATCATGGGCGAGGCGCAACGCTCCGAGGAGAATGCCACTCTCGGGCAAGGCGACATTTTCGGCATGGGGGAGCCGGAGCAGCTGCGGCTTGCCGCCGTGGAGCCCTGGATGCCGGAAGAGCAGTTGGCGCGCGAACATGCCGCCGTTGGCTTTTATCTCTCCGCCCACCCGCTCGATGAATATCGCGGCGTGATGGATCGGATGCGCGTCCAGATGTGGGCGAGCTTTGAGGCTTCGGTGAAACGCGGTGCGAATGCCGGGCGGCTGGCGGGTACGATCACCTCCAAGCAGGAGCGCAAGACGCGTACCGGCAATCGGATGGGAATCGTTCGCGTTTCGGATCCGACCGGCCAGTATGAGGCCGTGCTTTTCTCCGAGGGGCTTGCCCAGTTCCGGGACCTGCTTGAGGTTGGCCGCTCGGTGGTGCTGATCGTGGCTGCGGAACTGAAGGAGGAGGGGGTGGGCGTCCGGATCCAGTCGGTGGAGCCGCTGGAGGTCGTCGCCAACCGAATCCACAAGAGCCTGAAGATCTTCCTGCGGGACGGCACGCCGGTTTCCAGCCTGAAGCGGCACCTGTCCCATCGTGGTGACAGCGATATCTCCGTCGTCTGTCTTCTGGATGACGGTGCGCGCGAGGTGGAGGTGCAGCTCCCCGGTCGCTATCAGGTCTCCCCACAGGTCGCCAGCGCGCTGAAGGCGATCAAGGGTGTGGTGCAGGTTGAGATGGCCTGA
- a CDS encoding ribonuclease J encodes MTDNAELVFCPLGGVGEIGMNMGLYGFGPANERTWLMVDCGVSFAGPDLPGVDLIMPDIRFIEAERKNLAGIIITHAHEDHYGALMDLWPRLEVPVYCTPFTAGLLKAKVYGHGGVDVPVTVVEQGERIQVGPFDVELIAMSHSIPEPTALAIRTEFGTVLHSGDWKIDPEPGVGRPIDVKRLREIGDEGVLALISDSTNATREGVSPSEADVARSLTEIISKAKHRVAVTTFASNVARLRGVALAAEACDRDVVVIGRAMKRTLDVAAELGYMDGIKPFLDEEAYGYLPRDKVLALCTGSQGEARAALARIASDDHRSITLNSGDMVIFSSRTIPGNEREVNRIINALVSDGINVMTDRDGLVHVSGHPRLGEMEQLYDMIRPMIALPVHGEAMHLEAHARFARRQGVKTVITAYNGTMVRLAPGKAEAIDEVPVGQILKDGGMLVEPEFSGVVERRRLSFGGVVVGSIVLNSSGEIVADTDVVVIGVPEVDEDGDDFEEIVIDAIEGAIESIPRKRRRDPELVREAARRAARSAVVQRWGKKPVCKILVSVV; translated from the coding sequence ATGACCGATAATGCCGAACTTGTATTCTGTCCTCTGGGCGGGGTCGGCGAAATCGGCATGAACATGGGGCTTTACGGCTTCGGTCCTGCCAATGAACGAACATGGCTGATGGTCGATTGCGGCGTCAGCTTTGCCGGGCCGGATCTGCCCGGCGTCGATCTGATCATGCCGGATATCCGCTTCATCGAAGCGGAGCGCAAGAACCTCGCCGGCATCATCATCACCCACGCCCACGAAGACCATTACGGCGCGCTGATGGACTTGTGGCCGCGCCTTGAAGTCCCGGTCTACTGCACACCCTTCACGGCGGGGCTGTTGAAGGCGAAGGTTTATGGCCACGGCGGCGTCGATGTGCCAGTGACCGTTGTTGAGCAGGGCGAACGCATCCAGGTCGGACCTTTCGACGTCGAATTGATCGCCATGTCCCATTCGATCCCGGAGCCGACCGCGCTGGCGATCCGCACAGAATTTGGCACCGTTCTTCATTCCGGCGACTGGAAGATCGATCCGGAGCCGGGAGTGGGCAGGCCCATCGACGTCAAGCGTCTGCGCGAGATCGGCGATGAGGGGGTTCTGGCGCTCATCAGCGATTCAACCAACGCCACGCGCGAGGGGGTGAGCCCCAGCGAGGCGGATGTGGCGCGCTCGCTCACGGAGATCATTTCCAAGGCCAAGCACCGTGTGGCGGTGACAACCTTTGCGTCCAATGTTGCGCGATTGCGGGGCGTGGCGCTGGCCGCAGAAGCCTGCGACCGCGACGTGGTGGTGATCGGTCGGGCGATGAAGCGTACCCTCGATGTGGCCGCCGAGCTTGGTTACATGGACGGGATCAAGCCGTTCCTCGACGAAGAAGCTTATGGCTATCTGCCGCGCGACAAGGTACTGGCGCTTTGCACAGGGTCGCAAGGCGAGGCACGCGCAGCTCTTGCCCGCATCGCCAGCGACGATCACCGCTCCATCACGCTCAATTCGGGCGATATGGTGATCTTCTCCTCACGCACCATTCCCGGCAACGAGCGCGAAGTGAACCGCATCATCAATGCGCTCGTTTCCGATGGCATCAACGTGATGACCGACAGGGACGGTCTGGTCCATGTCTCCGGCCATCCACGCCTTGGCGAGATGGAACAGCTTTACGACATGATCCGACCGATGATCGCGTTGCCCGTTCACGGCGAGGCGATGCATCTGGAGGCTCATGCGCGCTTCGCCCGAAGGCAGGGGGTGAAGACGGTCATAACCGCCTATAACGGCACGATGGTGCGCCTTGCACCCGGCAAGGCGGAAGCCATCGATGAAGTGCCCGTCGGCCAGATCCTCAAGGATGGCGGAATGCTTGTGGAGCCGGAGTTCTCCGGCGTGGTGGAACGGCGCCGCCTGAGCTTTGGCGGTGTCGTTGTCGGCAGCATCGTTCTCAATTCCTCTGGAGAGATCGTCGCGGATACGGATGTGGTCGTGATCGGCGTCCCGGAGGTCGATGAAGATGGCGATGATTTCGAGGAAATCGTTATCGATGCCATCGAAGGCGCGATCGAGAGCATTCCGCGCAAGCGCCGCCGCGACCCGGAACTGGTGCGCGAGGCCGCCCGCCGTGCCGCGCGCTCCGCCGTTGTGCAGCGGTGGGGCAAGAAGCCGGTATGCAAGATCCTCGTAAGCGTCGTATGA
- a CDS encoding lipoprotein-releasing ABC transporter permease subunit translates to MSAASEPTGTRPFAAFEWMLAGRYLRARRRETFISIIAGFSFVGIMLGVATLIIVMAVMNGFRGELISKILGINGHLLVQPVDGVLDDYDAVASRLEGVKGVRFAMPFVEGQGLVSGPAGAFGALVRGVTKRDLDHLPLVSGKLVAGSLDNFDESGGIAIGSRMARSLGVVVGDTVTLVSPRGSVTPMGVTPRIKGYKLVAIFEIGMSEYDGTIAFLPFPEAQLYFNMDGQATAIDVFADDPDAVGDIKPLVEEGAGRPVFVTDWRQRNTTFFSALEVERNVMFLILTLIVLVAALNIVSGLTMLVKEKSHDIAILRTMGATRGSVLRVFMITGASIGTIGTFAGFLLGWIVCLNIESIRQFISWLTRTELFSPELYFLSRMPADMNAGETTSVVLMALALSFFATLYPAWRAARLDPVEALRYE, encoded by the coding sequence ATGAGTGCGGCGAGCGAGCCGACAGGGACGCGACCTTTCGCGGCCTTTGAATGGATGCTGGCGGGGCGCTATTTGCGGGCCCGGCGGCGCGAGACGTTCATTTCGATCATTGCCGGCTTTTCCTTCGTGGGCATCATGCTCGGCGTTGCCACGCTGATCATCGTGATGGCCGTGATGAACGGCTTTCGCGGCGAACTGATCTCGAAGATCCTTGGCATCAATGGCCACCTTCTGGTGCAGCCTGTCGACGGGGTCCTCGATGATTATGACGCCGTCGCTTCGCGCCTTGAGGGCGTCAAGGGCGTGCGGTTTGCGATGCCGTTTGTGGAAGGCCAGGGGCTGGTCTCCGGCCCCGCGGGCGCGTTCGGTGCGCTGGTGCGCGGCGTCACCAAGCGCGATCTGGACCATCTCCCCCTTGTCTCCGGCAAACTGGTCGCAGGAAGCCTCGACAATTTCGATGAGTCCGGTGGCATCGCCATCGGATCGCGCATGGCCCGCTCGCTGGGTGTTGTTGTTGGAGATACGGTGACCCTGGTGAGCCCGCGTGGGTCGGTCACGCCCATGGGCGTCACCCCGCGCATCAAGGGCTACAAGTTGGTCGCCATCTTCGAAATCGGCATGTCCGAATATGATGGCACCATAGCGTTCCTGCCGTTCCCCGAAGCCCAGCTCTATTTCAACATGGACGGACAGGCGACCGCCATCGACGTATTCGCGGACGATCCCGACGCGGTCGGCGACATCAAGCCGTTGGTCGAAGAGGGAGCGGGGCGTCCGGTCTTCGTCACCGACTGGCGACAGCGCAATACCACCTTCTTCTCTGCGCTTGAGGTGGAGCGGAATGTCATGTTCCTGATCCTGACGCTGATCGTGCTGGTTGCGGCGCTCAATATCGTTTCCGGGCTGACCATGCTGGTGAAGGAAAAAAGCCACGACATCGCCATCCTGCGCACCATGGGCGCAACACGCGGGTCGGTCCTGCGCGTGTTCATGATCACAGGTGCGAGCATCGGAACCATCGGCACCTTCGCCGGGTTCCTTCTGGGATGGATCGTGTGCCTGAATATCGAGAGCATTCGCCAGTTCATCTCGTGGCTGACGCGTACCGAACTGTTCTCGCCTGAACTCTATTTCCTGTCGCGCATGCCCGCGGACATGAACGCAGGCGAGACGACATCCGTCGTGTTGATGGCGCTGGCCTTGTCGTTCTTTGCCACGCTCTATCCCGCCTGGCGTGCAGCCCGGCTCGATCCCGTGGAGGCTTTGCGCTACGAATGA
- a CDS encoding metal-dependent hydrolase, whose amino-acid sequence MLTAHLPAGYCLSRLAGKPHRASRGLLATVLICSVLPDFDLIWFHFVDNGKLHHHRYWVHVPFFWACLGMLVIPLVWRTRFRLYAVLGLAAVFLHLALDTIAGGIMWRAPMDATLYRLIEIPPTYGHFMISFLLHWSFLLEIAVWLSAVALFLRARRGAREFVPADA is encoded by the coding sequence TTGCTTACGGCACATTTGCCCGCGGGCTATTGCCTTTCAAGGCTGGCGGGAAAGCCGCATCGGGCAAGTCGGGGCCTTTTGGCAACCGTGCTGATCTGCTCGGTGCTGCCGGATTTCGATCTGATCTGGTTTCACTTCGTCGATAACGGCAAGCTCCACCATCATCGCTATTGGGTGCATGTCCCGTTTTTCTGGGCATGTCTGGGGATGCTGGTGATCCCTCTCGTATGGCGAACGCGATTTCGGCTCTACGCGGTTCTTGGACTGGCCGCGGTCTTTCTGCATCTCGCGCTCGATACGATCGCCGGGGGCATCATGTGGCGCGCGCCGATGGATGCGACGCTCTACCGGCTCATCGAGATCCCGCCGACCTACGGTCATTTCATGATTTCCTTTCTGCTACACTGGAGCTTCCTGCTGGAAATCGCCGTCTGGTTATCCGCTGTCGCACTGTTCTTGAGGGCGAGGCGAGGGGCGCGGGAGTTCGTTCCTGCCGACGCTTGA
- the mce gene encoding methylmalonyl-CoA epimerase — protein sequence MIGRLNHVAIAVKDLEAATATYRDTLGAKVSQATAQPDHGVTVVFIELPNTKIELLEPLGEGSPIAKFLEKNPAGGIHHICYEVDDIIAARDELLRKGARVLGDGEPKIGAHGKPVLFLHPKDFLGTLTELEQV from the coding sequence ATGATTGGACGCCTGAACCATGTCGCCATCGCCGTGAAGGATCTCGAAGCGGCGACGGCCACCTATCGCGATACGCTGGGGGCGAAGGTCTCGCAGGCCACCGCCCAGCCTGACCACGGTGTGACGGTTGTCTTCATCGAGCTGCCCAACACCAAGATCGAGCTTCTGGAGCCGCTCGGTGAAGGGTCGCCGATTGCGAAGTTTCTTGAAAAGAACCCGGCGGGCGGCATCCACCATATCTGCTATGAGGTGGATGACATCATCGCAGCCCGTGACGAACTCTTGCGGAAGGGCGCGCGGGTTCTGGGTGACGGCGAGCCGAAGATCGGTGCGCACGGAAAACCGGTCCTGTTCCTTCATCCCAAGGATTTCCTCGGTACGCTGACCGAGCTGGAACAGGTCTGA
- a CDS encoding ABC transporter ATP-binding protein has product MSQTQETYRQPEDTNGSAAVPALALVGVERRYQESNRSLDILTGANLELRAGETVALVAPSGAGKSTLLHIAGLLDRPDGGEIYVGGQACGKLSDDARTRIRRLEIGFVYQFHHLLPEFTALENIAMPQMVRGLTKQEANARAMQLLKYMKLEARAAHRPSELSGGEQQRVAIARAVANAPRVLLADEPTGNLDPETAAYVFEALSGLVRASGVAALFATHNLDLAAKMDRRITLSKGQVVEM; this is encoded by the coding sequence ATGAGCCAGACACAAGAGACCTATCGCCAGCCCGAAGATACGAACGGTTCGGCCGCTGTCCCCGCTCTTGCACTTGTTGGCGTGGAGCGTCGCTATCAGGAGAGCAATCGCTCTCTCGATATCCTGACGGGCGCCAATCTGGAGCTGCGCGCTGGCGAGACCGTTGCACTCGTCGCCCCCTCTGGGGCAGGCAAGTCCACGCTGCTTCATATAGCCGGGCTCCTGGACCGACCCGATGGCGGTGAGATCTATGTGGGCGGACAGGCCTGCGGCAAGCTTTCCGATGATGCGCGAACGCGCATCCGCCGTCTGGAAATCGGTTTCGTCTACCAGTTTCACCATCTGCTTCCGGAATTCACCGCGCTGGAAAATATCGCCATGCCGCAAATGGTGCGCGGTCTGACGAAGCAGGAAGCCAACGCCCGCGCCATGCAGCTTCTCAAATACATGAAGCTGGAAGCCCGCGCCGCGCATCGCCCCTCGGAGCTTTCCGGCGGCGAGCAGCAGCGCGTCGCGATCGCGCGCGCGGTCGCCAACGCACCGCGGGTCCTGCTGGCCGACGAACCGACCGGCAATCTCGATCCCGAAACGGCTGCCTATGTGTTCGAGGCGCTTTCCGGGCTTGTGCGCGCCAGCGGCGTTGCGGCGCTTTTCGCCACCCACAATCTCGACCTCGCCGCCAAGATGGACCGGCGCATCACCCTGTCCAAGGGGCAGGTGGTGGAGATGTAG
- the proS gene encoding proline--tRNA ligase produces the protein MRLSSYFLPILKEAPREAEIVSHRLMLRAGMVRQQSAGIYSWLPLGYRVLRKIEQIVREEQDRAGAVEVLMPTIQSADLWRESGRYDAYGAEMLRIQDRHEREMLYGPTNEEMITDIFRSYVRSYKDLPLNLYHMQWKFRDERRPRFGVMRGREFLMKDAYSFDTDKEAARHAYNRMFVAYLRTYDRLGLKAIPMRADTGPIGGDMSHEFIILASTGESQVFCHKDVLELPVPGADTDFSQDLTPIVDEWTRAYAATDEMHDEAAFAEIPEESQVSARGIEVGHIFYFGTKYSEPMGAKVAMADGSEQPVHMGSYGIGVSRLVGGIIEACHDENGIVWPESVAPFHVGLINLKAGDAATDAACNDIYEKLNNAGVDVLYDDTDGRAGAKFATMDLIGLPWQFIVGPRGLANGEVELKCRKTGERETLSVEAALARLTAGKN, from the coding sequence ATGCGCCTTTCAAGCTATTTCCTGCCCATTCTCAAGGAAGCCCCCCGCGAGGCGGAGATTGTTTCTCACCGTCTGATGCTGCGCGCTGGCATGGTTCGCCAGCAATCGGCGGGCATCTATTCGTGGCTGCCGCTCGGCTACCGGGTTCTGCGCAAGATCGAACAGATCGTGCGTGAAGAACAGGATCGTGCGGGGGCGGTCGAGGTGCTGATGCCGACGATCCAGTCCGCCGATCTGTGGCGCGAGAGCGGGCGCTATGACGCCTATGGCGCGGAGATGCTGCGCATTCAGGATCGTCACGAGCGCGAAATGCTCTACGGTCCCACGAACGAGGAAATGATCACCGACATCTTCCGTTCCTATGTGCGCTCCTACAAGGATCTGCCGCTCAACCTCTACCACATGCAGTGGAAGTTCCGCGACGAGCGTCGCCCCCGTTTCGGTGTGATGCGCGGTCGCGAATTCCTGATGAAGGATGCCTATTCCTTCGATACCGACAAGGAAGCGGCCCGCCACGCCTATAACCGCATGTTCGTGGCCTATCTGCGTACCTATGATCGCCTCGGCCTGAAGGCGATCCCGATGCGCGCCGACACCGGCCCCATTGGCGGTGACATGAGCCACGAGTTCATCATTCTGGCCTCCACGGGCGAAAGCCAGGTCTTCTGCCACAAGGACGTGCTGGAGCTTCCTGTGCCCGGTGCCGACACGGACTTCTCGCAGGATCTTACGCCTATCGTGGATGAGTGGACCCGCGCCTATGCGGCGACGGACGAGATGCATGATGAGGCGGCCTTTGCTGAGATCCCGGAGGAAAGCCAGGTCTCCGCGCGCGGTATTGAAGTTGGCCACATCTTCTATTTCGGCACGAAGTATTCCGAGCCGATGGGGGCCAAGGTCGCGATGGCCGACGGCAGCGAGCAGCCGGTCCACATGGGCTCCTACGGCATCGGCGTTTCGCGTCTGGTGGGGGGCATCATTGAGGCCTGCCACGACGAGAACGGTATCGTGTGGCCGGAATCGGTTGCGCCCTTCCATGTCGGCCTCATCAATCTGAAGGCTGGTGATGCGGCAACCGATGCGGCCTGCAACGATATCTACGAGAAGCTGAACAATGCAGGCGTCGACGTGCTCTATGATGACACTGACGGTCGTGCGGGCGCGAAATTCGCCACCATGGACCTGATCGGCCTTCCCTGGCAGTTCATCGTCGGCCCGCGAGGCCTTGCCAATGGCGAGGTCGAACTGAAGTGCCGCAAGACGGGCGAACGCGAGACCTTGAGCGTTGAGGCCGCCCTTGCGCGTCTGACGGCTGGCAAGAACTGA
- a CDS encoding DUF1467 family protein translates to MGFVTWLAIYFIIWWVTLFAVLPFGVRSQEEAGIEIEPGSMPGAPARPLMLRKVIATTIVAAVVTAIVYWVITQSGLTFDDLPMPSTLRKGSYS, encoded by the coding sequence ATGGGATTCGTGACCTGGCTCGCGATCTATTTCATCATCTGGTGGGTGACGCTCTTCGCAGTGTTGCCATTCGGCGTACGCAGCCAGGAAGAGGCCGGCATCGAGATCGAGCCGGGCTCCATGCCCGGCGCGCCCGCACGGCCCCTCATGCTGCGCAAGGTCATCGCCACCACAATCGTGGCAGCCGTCGTGACGGCGATCGTCTACTGGGTCATTACCCAATCTGGACTGACCTTCGACGATCTGCCCATGCCGAGCACTCTCAGGAAGGGCTCCTACAGCTAG